Proteins encoded together in one Marinobacter sp. Arc7-DN-1 window:
- a CDS encoding TolC family protein gives MAIPARYFRSAIFGALVLTSLPGWAEPRLQLANVIDAAIEYDPWLRQSAQIQQALLEESIAEGALPDPRLSLGAANLPVDTFDTGQEAMTQATVGISQRIPRGDSLQLSQDRKEELAQEQPFQRENRRARVVETVTRLWLDVWEAQQSIGLIEDNRDLFEQLSDVAEAGYITATMISRQQDVVRGTLELTRLDDRLTDLRLKLQSSQEALGEWIGSKNASLEVTETVPPELLTALRDGWSETSAGTLIRHPLIRSTDQQIKARAIDVDLAREAYKPEWTVSAQYGYRDRVPGGQDRADLFSVGIGFDLPLFTGNLQDRKLNASAARLEAEKTERVLQLRVIQARARSALARVKRLDDRIGIYQQFLLPQMEEQAEAALTAYNNDDGDFAEAVRARIDDLNAKIELIGMTAERARNFASFRYLTSGSSEVPSLSQTRYQD, from the coding sequence TTGGCTATTCCTGCTCGCTATTTCAGATCCGCCATCTTCGGGGCGTTGGTTTTGACCAGCCTGCCCGGTTGGGCGGAGCCCAGACTTCAACTGGCGAATGTGATTGATGCCGCCATTGAATACGATCCATGGCTTCGCCAGAGTGCCCAGATACAGCAAGCATTACTGGAGGAGTCCATTGCCGAGGGGGCCCTGCCCGACCCTCGGCTGTCACTTGGCGCCGCGAATCTGCCCGTGGACACGTTCGACACCGGGCAGGAAGCGATGACCCAGGCCACGGTCGGAATCTCGCAGCGGATTCCGCGCGGCGACAGCCTGCAGTTGTCGCAGGACAGGAAAGAAGAGCTGGCGCAGGAGCAACCTTTTCAGAGGGAGAACCGGCGCGCCAGGGTGGTGGAAACGGTGACCCGCCTCTGGCTTGATGTGTGGGAGGCACAACAGAGCATCGGTCTGATTGAGGATAACAGGGATCTTTTCGAGCAGCTGTCCGACGTAGCCGAGGCGGGTTACATAACCGCCACCATGATCTCACGGCAGCAGGACGTTGTCCGGGGCACCCTGGAGCTTACGCGCCTGGATGACCGGCTGACCGACCTGAGGCTGAAGCTGCAATCAAGTCAGGAAGCTCTGGGTGAGTGGATCGGGTCGAAAAATGCCTCGCTGGAGGTAACCGAAACGGTGCCCCCCGAACTGCTGACAGCGCTTCGGGACGGCTGGTCGGAAACCAGTGCGGGCACCCTTATCCGTCACCCCCTGATCCGTTCCACGGACCAGCAGATCAAGGCCCGGGCCATTGATGTGGATCTTGCCCGCGAGGCTTACAAGCCCGAATGGACGGTTTCTGCGCAATATGGCTACCGGGATCGCGTGCCCGGCGGGCAGGACCGGGCGGATCTCTTCTCCGTGGGGATTGGTTTTGATCTCCCGCTGTTTACCGGCAATCTCCAGGACCGGAAGCTGAACGCCTCAGCGGCCCGGCTCGAAGCAGAAAAGACAGAGCGAGTTTTGCAGCTTCGCGTGATTCAGGCAAGGGCCCGTTCAGCCCTTGCCCGGGTTAAACGACTTGATGACCGCATCGGGATATACCAGCAGTTCTTGCTGCCGCAAATGGAAGAGCAGGCCGAGGCCGCACTGACCGCCTATAACAACGACGACGGCGATTTCGCCGAAGCCGTACGTGCGCGGATCGACGATCTCAACGCCAAGATTGAGCTGATCGGGATGACCGCGGAGCGGGCCCGGAACTTCGCCAGTTTCCGTTACCTGACCTCAGGCTCTTCCGAAGTACCTTCACTTTCACAGACTCGCTATCAGGACTGA